GAAAGATCCGTCAGCAAGATCTTTAACCCAAACCACCAAATCTATGAACCAGAAACCAAACAGACTGCCTTACTTCTTCATGATACCTGTGCTGGTATCCATCATGGCGTCCACCAGCAGTTGCCAGAAAGATGTGAAGAATGAATTCACCGGGCAGGAAACCAATCTCACCATCAAATTCACGCCGGTTGTCAGATACGATACGGCAAGAATGTATTTCGATACCACTACTTATACCAATGTGTGGAACGAAAGTTTCGTGGTCACCAGTTTCAAATTCTATATCCGCGCCATCCGTTTATCCAACAGCAATACCGGAAAGGCTTTCGAAATTGCGGCAGATAAATATTTCCTGGTGGATTTCAAAGACTCTCTCTCCACCCTTGTAAAAGTTGGGGTACTACCGTCTAACTATAACCGTCTTTCTTTCATCCTGGGAGTAGACAGCACCCATAATGTAAGCGGCGCTCAGACCGATGCGCTGGACCCCGCCAAAGGCATGTTCTGGGCCTGGAACACGGGCTATATCTTCGCCAAATTCGAAGGCACTTCGCCCTCATCAACCGCTCCGGGTAAACGATTCACATACCATATCGGGGGATTCAAGACCGGTGAAGACGTGAACAAGGAAATACAGTTACTCTTCCCCTTCGGTACCGGCGTGAACATGGAAGGAGGAAAAACTGCCGAGATCAACGTTACGGCAGATGTGTACGACTGGTTCAGCACGCCTCATGATATCAAGATCTCAAAACTCAACAGCATCATGACTGCCGGTACAGAAGCCAAACAGGTAGCAGACAATTACTCCAAAATGTTCACCGTAATGACGGCTAAAACGGAATAGGCATGACTGTTAGATGGACCATATTGATTTCCTTATTCATCACACTGGGAGCAATACTGGTTCAGGCATGCAAGAAATCGGGCAATGATAAGGGCGCCGATCCCACTCCAATCAGTTTCAATATTCCGCAGGGATGGCCTTCGCCCCATTATGATTTTTCCGGCAACCCGCTCACGCAGGAAGGATTTGAGCTGGGGAGGAAATTATTCTATGATGGCCGTTTGTCTAAAGACGGCAACTTTCCATGCGCCAGTTGTCATCAGCAATTTGCCGCTTTCTCAACTTTCGATCACCCCTTAAGCCATGGGTTCGATAACCAGTTCACCCTGCGCAATGCGCCGGGATTGTACAATATCGCCTGGCAACCGGCAACACACTGGGATGGCGGCATTACTAACCTGGAAGTGCAGCCGCTGGCGCCCATCACAGCCCCCAATGAAATGGCGGAAGACATCAATAATGTGCTGGAAAAGCTGAAACAGGATAGTCAATATCCAGCTTTGTTCAGAGCGGCGTTCGGAGATGCCGCCATCAACAGCCAGCGCATGCTGAGGGCGCTTACGCAATTTGTGGGCAGCATGATCTCTGCCAATTCAAAATACGACAGGATGAAAAAGGGAACAGCTCAGTTCAATTCGGATGAGCAAACAGGTTATGCTATCTTTCAAAGCAAATGTACGGGTTGTCATACAGAACCATTGTTCACAGACAATAGTTTCCGGAATACCGGCATAACCGTGGACCCTACCAACAAGGATTATGGACGAATGAACATCACCAGGAAACCGGAAGATTCGCTGAAATTCAAAGTGCCTTCCCTTCGCAATGTAGCGCTCACAGCGCCTTATGGGCATGACGGACGCTTCCTCAGCATCAGCCAGATCCTGGAACATTACAACAGTGGCGTTCAGAATGGGCCTACTACCGATCCGCTGGTGAAAAACAAGATCCCGCTTTCGATAAACGATAAATTTTACCTGCTGCTTTTCCTTCGTACTCTAACAGATTCCAGCTTCATTACTGACAAAAGATTCGGACCGCCGGAGTAAACTCAATACTGCAGCACGTCTTTCAGCAAACCATTGGAGTTGTAAGAGTATTCAAATTTTTCCGTGCCTTCCTGCGGTTCAACAAAGATGATGATCCGAACCGGATCGCCATCCGGATCATACGAAGGCGCATTCACCAGGATCTCTTTAACGTGCAGATCTGACTTCTTCAGCTCCGTATTCATTTTAGCGATGCTGGACCTGATCAGTTCAGGGATCTTCTTAAAGGAAGCAACAGAATCAAGGGAGAAAAAGATGGGGGCTTCAATCATTGAGCCCAGGTTAGTGGAACTGATCTGCTTCCATTTACCGCCGCGTAGCTGGCGAACCTCCAGACTGTCTTTATTACGTTCGGCTACCCCGGTAATTGTCAGCACCAGCGCAGTTGAGTCTTCATAACGCATATGTATACTGGCATATCGGCCACCCAGCCCGAACTGGGCCTGCAACTGGTAGATAATAGCGTTTATCCCATTTTCGGACTCATAGGGGTAAGCCTGGCCGGAACGGCAACCCGTAAGCAGTATCATTGGGATCAGGAGTGTACAAAACCCTCTTGCGAACAATTCTCTCATCCTTTCGTTTAAGATTTACGAATGTTTTTTAGTTACCGCCTTAACAATTTGGATTCCTATAGGATGAAGTAATAAATAAGAAGAAAACTTTCGAAAGAAAGGAAAATATTATGCCAAAATAGGAGGAAATCATTTTCGCGAAAAGGAATATTCTGTAAGTATTGACCGCGATCAAGCTAATGATAGGTAGCTGATGATTTTTTAAAAGTAATTTTGCTTCTTTACAACTACACAAGATCGATATATAATGAAAATAGGAATACTGGGAGCCGGCAGTGTTGGTAAAGCACTGGCCAAAGGATGGCTGGATGCCGGCCATTCCGTGAAGATCAGCAGCAGGGACCCGATGAGCGAAAGCCTTTTCACCTGGAAAGAGCAGATGGGGCCTGATTGCCAGATCGCAACATTTGAAGAATCAGCCGCATTCGGAGAGGTGATTGTACTGGCCATCAACTGGAGTGGCGTGGAAAGCGTATTGAAACAAACCGGGCAACAAGCCCTTCAGCATAAAGTGATCATCGATCTCTCCAATGCTGTTGAATTCAGCGAAACACCACAACTCGCACTTAAAAATATTTCCGCGGGAGAAATGATCCAGCAATGGTTACCCGAAAGCCGGGTAGTGAAAACCCTCAATATGGTGGGGTCGGCTACCATGGTGAATCCCAGCTTCAGTCAGGGTACACCGGTGATGTTCCTCTGCGGCAACGATGCAGAAGCCAAGGTCACCGTACAGGAGCTGCTCCATGCCATCGGATGGCGCGATGTGATAGACCTGGGCGACATAACCCGAAGCGCATTACTGGAGTCCCTCATGCTCACCTGCCTTATCAGCGAGATCAGGCAACAGGAGTTCGGTTCTGCCTTTGCGTTACTAAGGAAATAATCTCAGACATTCATCATCGAATTGTATTTGCGGCTGAAATACATCCATGAATAGAGTGTGCCGGCAATCCCGATCACCGAAAATATGATCACACTGTTTGGATAGAATTCAGTCCAGGTCAGATTTACCTTGAAGATCTCTTTCGAAAGCATTACAAAAGAGCTGCCAAGATATCCCCAGGCGTCCACCAGGTAGATAAGGAAGCCCACGTTGCCGGCTATGCGGAAACTGGCGATCAGTCTTTCGAAGAAAATACTGTTGAAAGGGATGTAGCCCATATACAATCCCAGGCCAACCAGTTGCATCCAGAGTGCGCCGCTGATTTTTCCGGAGATAAAAAGAAGGGATGAAATACCTGAGAGCAGGAATCCCGTCAAAATCACCCAATGGATCAGTTTCAATGCCCTGATATTTTTCCGCACTATGATCAGCAGGCTCATCATGATGAGGATCGAAATGGAAGTGATGGTTTCCGTTTGTGTGAAGATGGCGGGCTTCTTTCCATAGCCCAGCTCATTCCAGAGATTGGCCATGAAATTATCCCGTATATCGCGCATGATGGTAAGGAAGAGATAAGTGATGGTCAGCGCCAGTACACCACCACCGAATGTTCGCAGGAATTGTAAGCGTGCTTCCTTGCTCATGGGAACCCTTACAGTGCGTTCCTGTATGTCTTGCTGATCCGGGTCGGGGATCCTTTCCATGAGGTACATGAAAATGATCAGCGGGACCGCAAATACCAGTCCTGTTCCGAATGCCAGCCATTGCTCCGGCACATGCCAGCTGTCTCTCAGCCATACTGCCACGGAACGGGTGAAGCCACCTGCAAAAACAAAGCTCACTGCCATCGCAGAACCGATCAGGTCAGTGGCCCTTCGTCCTTCCACATAGCTGAACACGATCCCCCACATGAAGCCGAGCATGAAGCCGTTCACAAACAAACACAACATGCCCCAGGGCGCTGGCAACAGACCGAACAAGAGCAAGGAGAACCAGGAAATACCGATCAGCACAGCGCTTGTTTTCCATCTTCCAAACCTTTTCATTTCTGAAATGAAGCGTATGCCGGCGAATTTACTCAGCATATATCCCAGGCCCTGACTCACGATCAGCAGTACCTGATAGCGGATACCCCAGAATACCAGTCCGTCAAAAGTGGCTACTGTAAACGGTTTGCGGTAGGCAAATACAGAAGTATAAGTGAGGAAGGCCACAATGGCTGCGTAGATCGCAATCATGATCTGTTTCCTGGAAAAGGTGGTGGCAGGCACTCCGGTTGACAAGCTGATCAGATTAGTGTTGATAAAAGATTGCAATCATGTTATCAGTAAGATAAGGCATTGTTGTGAAAACAGGGGAATAAAAAAGGGCGAAACCTGGATAAGCTTCGCCGTCAACATTAAGAAACTGCTACGATTGCTCTTGATTTGCCTATAAAAGAATTTGTAGAATGTTCTTGATTGGACATGCAAGATCAGCATTGAATCTGATAAAAAGCATCGGTTCCGGTTTGGTTACAATTTATTAATAGCTATGTTTCGTATACACATGCCCGCTAGATTCTAACACTTAATATTCACTTCACAATAACAATACAATTCCTTAACTCCCTGTTTACGCACAGATCAGCTATGGGTTGGAATTTTGCTAAACCGCTCTCTAATGGAAAAACGACCAGTTGATGTAGTAGTGATCTCAGATGTGCACCTCGGCACATACGGATGCCGCGCCAAGGAATTGGTAGCCTACCTCAAAAGTATCACTCCAAATATCCTCATCCTGAATGGCGATATCATAGATTGCTGGCAGTTTTCAAAACGCTACTTCCCCAGTTCCCATATGGCTGTGATCAAAGAAGTGCTGAACATGATGATGCAGGGCACCCGCGTATTCTATATCACAGGCAATCATGATGAACAAATGCGCCGCTATTCGGACTTCCAGCTCAGCAACTTTACGCTTACCGATAAACTGGTGCTGGAGATCGATAATAAAATGACCTGGATCTTCCACGGAGACGTCTTCGACAATACCACGAAAGGTGGCGCCAAACTGCTGGCCAAACTGGGCAGCAATGGATATGGCGCCCTGATCCTTTTCAACCGGCTTGTGAACAATATCCTGAAAGCCTTCGGCAGGGAAAAGATGTCCATCTCCAAAAAAGTGATGGCCGAAGTGAACAAGGCTGTTGTGAGGATCAATGATTTTGAAATGATCGCAGCAGAGCTGGCCATCGATAAAAAATATGATTATGTGATCTGCGGCCATATCCACCAACCGCAGAAAAGAGTAGTGAAAACGGAGAAGGGCGAAGTGATCTACCTCAACTCCGGCGACTGGGTGGAGCATCTCACTGCACTGGAATACCAGCAGGGAGAATGGAAGATCTTCGAGTACGACGAAGCCAAATTCCAGCATGTACCCAACGCAGACAAGCGTATGCCCCTCAACGTGATCACAGACGAGATCAGTTTCTATATCAATTCACTTGCCATCTAACACAGCTCAAACAATACCAGGATGAAAATATTGTATGCAATTCAGGCTACCGGAAATGGACATATCAGCAGGGCGATGGAGCTCCTGCCCTACCTGCACAAGTTCGGAACGGTAGACATTTTTCTCAGCGGCGCCAACAGCACCTTACCACTGGATGCCGAAATCAAATACCGTAGCCAGGGGCTCAGCCTCTTCTACACCTGTAAGGGAAGCCTCAATTACAGGAAGATCATGAGTAAGGTTTCGCCTTTCAGGATCATGAAGGAAATGCGGGAACTGCCGGTAGAAAAATATGACCTGGTGCTGAACGATTTCGAATGTATCACCTCCCTGGCCTGTGCTTACAAGAAAGTGCCATCGGTGAACTTCGGCCATCAGGCGAGCTTTATGAGCGCCAAAACGCCAAGACCGGAAAAGCCCAACAAGATCGGAGAATGGGTGCTTCAGAATTACGCTAAAGCCTCACAATACATCGGACTGCACTTCGAGAGCTATGATGATTTCATTTTCTCACCTGTGATCAAGGAAGAGATCCTGCAGGCTGAAGCCAGCAATAAGGGGCATATCACTGTGTACCTTCCATCTTACTGCGACAATCAATTAATGCAGTACTTGCGTCCGCTCACTGATCATCGCTTTGAAGTTTTCTCCAAAGAGGTAAAAGAAGTAAAGACGGAAGGTCATGTTACATTCATTCCTGTTGGAAAGGAAGCATTCAATAAAAGCCTTATCACTTGTCATGGCATCGTATGCGGAGCCGGATTTGAAACGCCTGCAGAAGCGCTTTATCTTAAAAAGAAGATGATTGCCATCCCCATCAAGGGGCAATACGAACAGCTCTGCAATGCAGCAGCATTGAAGAAGATCGGTGTTCGCACACCAGATAGTCTTGATGATGATTTTACAGACACATTCAACAACTGGGTGAATGATCCTGAAACGCCCGGCGTTACTTATGATTATTCTACCGAAGCTATCATCAATATATTGATGTACCGTTGTTCATCGCTTCGCTATGAACTGGATATTCCTTATCCTGATCTTATTTTCAACTAACGGAGATCAAGTTCTTTCCTGCTATTATTATTGGATTAACACGGGCCTTCCCAAACGCGTAAGCAGGCGGGGAGGCCTTTTTGTTGATTGCATAAAAAAAGCCGTCACGATAGAAATCGAACGGCGTTAGTCACATGAGAGGAAACCTCTCACTTAAGAAAAACATATAATGAGTTGGACAGTTCTATAGGTTCATACAACACAGAAGGACATGGAAAGGTTTAAACTGTTGCAGGCATTAGCATGATCATGTAAAAGGCAGCGCGCACTATGTTTCAAATTTACACCATAATACTTTCAAATCCCAGCAAACGAATATAGGATATTGATGAGCGGCAATCATCAGTTGAATAACCAGCCACTATAATGATACGATGAAAACCTTATCCGCTGCGCAGTGCAGGGATTAAAATTCTCTAAATCCTATCCAGATTGGGAATAAAAAATACCCAACTGCCCCGATTTTGATCTTTGATAAGCAGATTAGAAAAAGTGAATGAGTGTTAGTTTTCAAAAAGCAAACACCCTGGTGCAGTTGCCTGACCAGGGTGTTCTATTCCGAATGATTAACTAAGATACTTATTTGAAAGAAGTCCAACCTTGCCACCAGGTAGACTCAGGGCCGGAAGCTCCAACTGCACCTCTGAAATTCACCTGATCAAAACCTGAAGCAAGTTTAGCATCAGAGAAATCAGCAGCGCCTGCAGCGGTCAGCGGAGAGCCTGCCTGAGGAATGAAGTTAGGTCCATCATACTTGAATGGATTGGTCAGTTTCAGCTCATCGTTTGTTGCATAGATGAGGTTATTCTTGGCAGGCTCATTGAACCATGTTTGCATGGCAGCCAGTCCCCAATCAGCACCTGAAGCATTCTTTACATAATCCAGCGGCTTTGCACAACCGGAGATGCTCACGTTCTTCAACACCAGTTTATTGCTGGTAGCGTTAGCGCTGGTAGGGTTGCCTTTGGAGTCATCGATCAGGATACCGATAGGCCATCCCATGATCACAGAGTTGAAAATAGAGATGGAAGAATTACGACGGATCTGTGCAGCAGCCAGGAAGAGACTGTTACCTACGTTGTTTGTTGCAGCACGGGGACCGATCACAGTCATGTTGCTGTACACAGCACCGGTTTGCGGCGTATTGGTAGTACCGTTAGCGTCGTTATCACTTTCAAATCCTTCCACTTTGGAGATGTCGGCGCGGCTAGAATCTCTCAGTACGATACCATACTGAACTTTTCCAGTGTAACCGTTATCTGTATCGAAATCGTCATCAAGTGTTTTGTAGGTAACGATATGTTTCAGGTTCACTGTACCACCAAAGCATTCGATGGCGTCATCCAGCGCATAAGAGATCTGAACATACTCGATAGTTGTACCACGACCAACAGCGCCCAGTGTAAGACTGTTCAGCTCTTTATCGGGCAGGAACGCAAAACCAGCATACTCGATCCTTGCATATTTAAGGATACCTGAGTTATCATTGTCGTTAGGAGCACCTTCTCCGCCGTACAGACCATAACCGGCACCGTTGTTCACGTTACCTTCGATCTCGCCGATACCGCTGCGTCCGTTATAGGTTGCATTGGTGGATGCGTTTCCGAGAATTACCACACCACCCCAGTCTCCGGCTCTTCTGTTAGCCTCAGCAGCTTCTGATGTAAAAACGATGGGTTTGTCTGCAGTGCCTTCAGCGTTGATCTTTGCACCTCTGGTAATTACCAGTGTTCCTTTGGTAGCCAGCTCACCGTAAACAGTGATGCCAGGTTTAACAGTGAAAGTAGCGCCATTGGTTACATACACCATGTTGCGCAGGATGTATTTCTTGGAAGGATCATCCAGGGTTACAGATGAAGTAAGCGTTCCTTCAATGATCACTTCATTACCATTGCCACCATTGTTGCCACCACCGTTGCCGTCACCGTCAACTTCGATCTTACGGCAACTGGTTGCGATCAGAGCAGTGAGCGCGGCCAGCATTAAAAAGGACTTTTTCATTATCGCGTCGTTTAGAATTTTTAGTATTGTATTTGTTGAGTAGCAGTTTAGAAGTTGTATCCGAATGTGAGACTCACATTGGTGCCATAATTACGTTTGATGGAGATCACATCT
This portion of the Pseudobacter ginsenosidimutans genome encodes:
- a CDS encoding MbnP family protein, coding for MNQKPNRLPYFFMIPVLVSIMASTSSCQKDVKNEFTGQETNLTIKFTPVVRYDTARMYFDTTTYTNVWNESFVVTSFKFYIRAIRLSNSNTGKAFEIAADKYFLVDFKDSLSTLVKVGVLPSNYNRLSFILGVDSTHNVSGAQTDALDPAKGMFWAWNTGYIFAKFEGTSPSSTAPGKRFTYHIGGFKTGEDVNKEIQLLFPFGTGVNMEGGKTAEINVTADVYDWFSTPHDIKISKLNSIMTAGTEAKQVADNYSKMFTVMTAKTE
- a CDS encoding cytochrome-c peroxidase gives rise to the protein MTVRWTILISLFITLGAILVQACKKSGNDKGADPTPISFNIPQGWPSPHYDFSGNPLTQEGFELGRKLFYDGRLSKDGNFPCASCHQQFAAFSTFDHPLSHGFDNQFTLRNAPGLYNIAWQPATHWDGGITNLEVQPLAPITAPNEMAEDINNVLEKLKQDSQYPALFRAAFGDAAINSQRMLRALTQFVGSMISANSKYDRMKKGTAQFNSDEQTGYAIFQSKCTGCHTEPLFTDNSFRNTGITVDPTNKDYGRMNITRKPEDSLKFKVPSLRNVALTAPYGHDGRFLSISQILEHYNSGVQNGPTTDPLVKNKIPLSINDKFYLLLFLRTLTDSSFITDKRFGPPE
- a CDS encoding NADPH-dependent F420 reductase; the encoded protein is MKIGILGAGSVGKALAKGWLDAGHSVKISSRDPMSESLFTWKEQMGPDCQIATFEESAAFGEVIVLAINWSGVESVLKQTGQQALQHKVIIDLSNAVEFSETPQLALKNISAGEMIQQWLPESRVVKTLNMVGSATMVNPSFSQGTPVMFLCGNDAEAKVTVQELLHAIGWRDVIDLGDITRSALLESLMLTCLISEIRQQEFGSAFALLRK
- a CDS encoding DUF5690 family protein yields the protein MSTGVPATTFSRKQIMIAIYAAIVAFLTYTSVFAYRKPFTVATFDGLVFWGIRYQVLLIVSQGLGYMLSKFAGIRFISEMKRFGRWKTSAVLIGISWFSLLLFGLLPAPWGMLCLFVNGFMLGFMWGIVFSYVEGRRATDLIGSAMAVSFVFAGGFTRSVAVWLRDSWHVPEQWLAFGTGLVFAVPLIIFMYLMERIPDPDQQDIQERTVRVPMSKEARLQFLRTFGGGVLALTITYLFLTIMRDIRDNFMANLWNELGYGKKPAIFTQTETITSISILIMMSLLIIVRKNIRALKLIHWVILTGFLLSGISSLLFISGKISGALWMQLVGLGLYMGYIPFNSIFFERLIASFRIAGNVGFLIYLVDAWGYLGSSFVMLSKEIFKVNLTWTEFYPNSVIIFSVIGIAGTLYSWMYFSRKYNSMMNV
- a CDS encoding UDP-2,3-diacylglucosamine diphosphatase, which encodes MEKRPVDVVVISDVHLGTYGCRAKELVAYLKSITPNILILNGDIIDCWQFSKRYFPSSHMAVIKEVLNMMMQGTRVFYITGNHDEQMRRYSDFQLSNFTLTDKLVLEIDNKMTWIFHGDVFDNTTKGGAKLLAKLGSNGYGALILFNRLVNNILKAFGREKMSISKKVMAEVNKAVVRINDFEMIAAELAIDKKYDYVICGHIHQPQKRVVKTEKGEVIYLNSGDWVEHLTALEYQQGEWKIFEYDEAKFQHVPNADKRMPLNVITDEISFYINSLAI
- a CDS encoding glycosyltransferase family protein, which encodes MKILYAIQATGNGHISRAMELLPYLHKFGTVDIFLSGANSTLPLDAEIKYRSQGLSLFYTCKGSLNYRKIMSKVSPFRIMKEMRELPVEKYDLVLNDFECITSLACAYKKVPSVNFGHQASFMSAKTPRPEKPNKIGEWVLQNYAKASQYIGLHFESYDDFIFSPVIKEEILQAEASNKGHITVYLPSYCDNQLMQYLRPLTDHRFEVFSKEVKEVKTEGHVTFIPVGKEAFNKSLITCHGIVCGAGFETPAEALYLKKKMIAIPIKGQYEQLCNAAALKKIGVRTPDSLDDDFTDTFNNWVNDPETPGVTYDYSTEAIINILMYRCSSLRYELDIPYPDLIFN